In Rickettsia endosymbiont of Gonocerus acuteangulatus, the following are encoded in one genomic region:
- a CDS encoding IS630 family transposase (programmed frameshift): protein MAKAYSYDLRIRVIKSLTDGKTIKETSEIYSISRKTIIEWKKLKKQTGDVKAKSGYHTGHRRIIRDIEGFKKFIELNFDKTTMELANNWSQKVSASTISRLLNKLGYSYKKTFLHPKRDIGLRNEFILKLKTIDKQDLVFIDESGIEDNSCREHGWSIIGQRCYGEKVYQHKSRISMIAGLCVKDIIAPIIFDGTCNKDIFETYVQEILIKELKAGQIVVMDNINFHKSTKVKTLIESVGCSILFLPTYSPDLNPIEHYWFKIKNEIRKTISNFEHFFDAVYYALKKVITLSH, encoded by the exons ATGGCAAAGGCATATTCATACGATTTAAGAATACGAGTAATAAAAAGTTTAACAGATGGTAAAACAATAAAAGAGACTTCAGAGATATACTCTATTAGTAGGAAGACTATAATAGAGTGGAAAAAATTAAAGAAACAAACTGGGGATGTCAAAGCAAAAAGTGGTTATCATACAGGACATCGTAGAATAATAAGAGACATAGAGGGATTTAAAAAATTTATAGAATTAAATTTTGATAAAACCACCATGGAGCTAGCTAATAACTGGAGTCAAAAAGTATCTGCAAGTACGATATCAAGATTGCTTAATAAATTAGGTTATAGTTAT AAAAAAACTTTTCTTCATCCCAAAAGGGATATTGGTCTAAGGAATGAGTTTATATTGAAACTAAAAACTATAGATAAACAAGATTTAGTATTTATCGATGAGTCTGGGATAGAAGATAATAGCTGTAGAGAACACGGGTGGAGCATTATCGGTCAAAGATGTTATGGTGAAAAGGTCTATCAACATAAATCACGGATTAGTATGATTGCTGGGCTGTGTGTCAAAGATATTATTGCCCCAATAATATTTGATGGGACATGTAATAAAGACATTTTTGAAACTTATGTACAAGAGATATTGATCAAGGAATTAAAGGCTGGTCAGATAGTAGTAATGGATAATATTAATTTTCATAAAAGTACAAAAGTGAAAACGTTAATTGAATCTGTTGGTTGCAGTATTTTATTTTTACCAACTTACTCTCCTGACTTAAATCCTATTGAGCATTACTGGTTTAAAATCAAGAATGAAATAAGAAAAACTATTTCTAATTTTGAGCACTTTTTTGATGCTGTTTACTATGCTCTTAAAAAAGTCATTACCTTATCGCATTAA